A region from the Arthrobacter roseus genome encodes:
- the csrA gene encoding carbon storage regulator CsrA, with protein sequence MLVLTRKPGEQILIGDDIVITVLDSRGEGIRIGIDAPKGVKIHREEVIRAVTEANLAAATADDDAEARIKAMLGLPAGDGK encoded by the coding sequence GTGTTGGTTCTAACCCGTAAGCCCGGCGAGCAGATTCTCATTGGCGACGACATTGTCATTACCGTGCTCGATTCGCGCGGGGAAGGCATCCGGATCGGCATCGATGCGCCCAAGGGCGTCAAAATCCATCGTGAGGAAGTTATCCGTGCGGTGACGGAGGCCAATCTGGCGGCGGCAACAGCGGACGACGACGCCGAGGCACGCATCAAGGCGATGCTCGGTTTGCCTGCTGGCGACGGTAAGTAG
- a CDS encoding alpha/beta hydrolase has product MPQPTRQPQLARHRWQSAVKAVASAVVGILVLSGCQLGKPDTTGPASAAPEVIGDVAAELEPYYAQEVMWENCEEDFTCTQVEVPLDYAEPDGERIELAVIRSTTRGAQGSILLNPGGPGGSGYESVSQSLDAMASDALRSKYNIVGFDPRGVGRSAPVKCLTDSERDAYRAETFDLEIPAGLAAATKASTDFAEQCAKNTGDLLAHVDTESAARDLDILRAIVGNKKLNYLGFSYGTFLGTTYAELFPNNVGRMVLDGGINPANTSEEMTMGQAKGFEDAIRAYVADCQTSNKCPLPGTVDDGVAKIRALIESVEESPLMSSSGREVTVPLFISGFILPLYNDANWPTLTQALTQALQGNPDPILYLADFGADREEDGSYSSNSDFAFNAINCLDYPMPASLDAMRADAAALDKASPTLGRFLAYGGIMCDAWPYDAVREPHEVNASGADPIVVVGTTGDPATPYEWSKALAGQLESGVLLTWEGQGHTAYGRAGDCIGDAVDNYFIDGTVPDDGTRC; this is encoded by the coding sequence ATGCCGCAGCCCACCCGCCAACCGCAACTGGCCAGGCATCGCTGGCAATCCGCAGTGAAGGCTGTCGCCTCCGCCGTCGTCGGAATTCTAGTGCTGAGCGGATGCCAACTGGGCAAGCCCGACACAACTGGTCCGGCGTCGGCTGCTCCAGAGGTCATAGGAGACGTCGCCGCAGAGCTCGAACCTTACTACGCGCAGGAAGTGATGTGGGAGAACTGCGAGGAAGACTTCACCTGCACACAGGTTGAAGTTCCACTCGACTATGCCGAGCCCGACGGCGAACGCATTGAACTCGCCGTCATCCGATCGACGACCCGCGGCGCACAAGGCAGCATCCTTTTGAACCCAGGAGGGCCCGGAGGCTCAGGCTACGAATCCGTCAGCCAATCACTCGACGCGATGGCATCCGATGCCCTGCGGTCCAAGTACAACATCGTGGGATTCGACCCACGCGGCGTCGGCCGGTCCGCCCCCGTGAAGTGTCTCACGGACTCCGAACGCGATGCGTACCGGGCCGAAACATTCGACCTCGAGATTCCTGCCGGTTTGGCCGCCGCGACCAAAGCATCCACAGACTTCGCTGAACAGTGCGCAAAGAACACAGGCGACCTGCTGGCGCACGTGGACACCGAAAGCGCTGCCCGCGACCTCGACATTCTCCGAGCCATCGTCGGAAACAAAAAGTTGAACTACCTCGGATTCTCCTACGGCACATTCCTGGGAACAACCTATGCTGAGCTATTCCCCAACAACGTGGGCCGCATGGTGCTCGACGGAGGAATCAACCCCGCTAACACCAGCGAAGAAATGACCATGGGACAGGCCAAAGGCTTCGAGGACGCCATCCGCGCGTACGTCGCCGATTGCCAGACCAGCAACAAATGTCCATTGCCCGGAACAGTCGACGACGGCGTCGCTAAAATTCGAGCCCTCATCGAATCCGTCGAAGAAAGCCCGCTCATGTCCTCCAGCGGGCGCGAAGTGACCGTACCGTTGTTCATCTCCGGATTCATCCTCCCCCTGTATAACGACGCAAACTGGCCAACCCTCACGCAGGCACTCACCCAAGCACTGCAAGGCAACCCGGACCCCATCCTTTACCTCGCAGACTTCGGTGCGGACCGTGAAGAGGACGGTAGTTATTCGTCCAACAGCGATTTCGCATTCAACGCCATCAACTGCCTTGACTACCCGATGCCTGCTTCATTGGACGCCATGCGAGCCGACGCTGCCGCGCTGGACAAGGCATCGCCAACCCTCGGACGGTTCCTCGCCTACGGGGGAATCATGTGCGACGCGTGGCCCTACGATGCTGTCCGCGAACCACACGAAGTGAACGCTTCGGGGGCCGATCCCATCGTCGTCGTAGGCACCACCGGCGACCCGGCCACCCCCTACGAATGGTCCAAAGCACTGGCCGGACAGCTGGAATCCGGGGTGCTACTCACGTGGGAGGGGCAAGGGCACACAGCTTACGGCCGAGCTGGAGACTGCATAGGCGACGCCGTCGACAACTACTTCATCGACGGGACCGTTCCCGACGACGGGACGCGCTGCTAA
- a CDS encoding DNA polymerase III subunit delta': MSVWQDLLGQGQVVEQLRRAAAAPSPNHAWLFTGPPGSGRSNAARAFTAALLCDAKDPAERGCGQCRACITALAGSHADVTNVTTEKVTISIEEARDLVRKAQDKPSTGRWRIIIIEDADRMQERSTNVLLKAIEEPPPRTIWLLCAPGPGDVLVTIRSRCRAVSLRLPPVADVTELLVRRDSIDPETAGASARAAQSHIGVAKRLATDEDARERRRRIVRLPLTLKNVSGALRAAAELVQLAEAEAHASFEQRDAEERASLLVSVGAPESGTLPPSIRSQVRRLEEDQTRRAKRSKNDYFDRALTDLTSFYRDVLMLQVSSASDLVNEPMRKDLEEAARNGTPEKTLERIEEINKVRRRIVSTNVAPLLAIEAMTVSLL; the protein is encoded by the coding sequence TTGAGTGTCTGGCAAGACTTGCTGGGACAAGGGCAGGTTGTGGAACAGTTGCGCCGGGCAGCTGCCGCTCCGTCCCCCAATCATGCATGGCTGTTCACCGGCCCGCCCGGATCTGGTCGATCGAACGCGGCCCGCGCGTTCACCGCTGCTCTCCTCTGTGACGCCAAAGATCCAGCCGAACGCGGCTGTGGACAGTGCCGTGCCTGCATCACCGCCCTCGCGGGCAGTCACGCTGACGTCACCAATGTGACCACCGAAAAGGTCACCATCTCCATTGAGGAAGCCCGCGACCTCGTCCGCAAAGCCCAAGATAAACCATCAACGGGTCGGTGGCGCATCATCATCATTGAAGATGCCGACCGCATGCAGGAACGCAGCACCAATGTGCTCCTCAAAGCCATTGAAGAACCACCACCACGCACGATCTGGTTGCTCTGTGCGCCCGGCCCAGGCGACGTCCTCGTCACGATCCGATCGCGTTGCCGCGCGGTCAGCCTACGCCTTCCACCCGTTGCTGATGTCACCGAACTACTTGTGCGGCGGGACTCCATCGACCCCGAAACAGCCGGTGCCTCTGCACGGGCTGCGCAAAGCCACATCGGAGTAGCCAAACGACTCGCAACTGACGAAGACGCACGCGAACGCCGTCGTCGTATTGTGCGTCTTCCACTGACCCTCAAAAATGTTTCCGGAGCCCTGCGGGCGGCCGCAGAACTGGTGCAGCTAGCCGAGGCAGAAGCGCACGCGTCCTTCGAACAACGCGACGCCGAAGAGCGAGCTTCGCTGTTGGTATCGGTCGGGGCACCAGAATCTGGCACCCTGCCGCCATCTATCCGAAGCCAAGTGCGCAGGCTCGAAGAAGACCAGACACGCCGGGCCAAACGTTCGAAGAACGACTACTTCGACCGGGCGCTGACGGACCTCACATCGTTCTATCGTGACGTGCTGATGCTCCAGGTCTCCAGCGCATCCGACCTCGTCAACGAACCCATGCGCAAGGACCTGGAAGAAGCCGCCCGCAACGGCACACCGGAAAAAACACTCGAGCGGATCGAAGAAATCAACAAAGTGCGCCGCCGAATCGTTAGTACCAACGTTGCGCCGCTCCTGGCCATCGAAGCAATGACCGTCAGCCTCCTGTGA
- the tmk gene encoding dTMP kinase, translating to MSFSQVSPGQDDDGAYAYSGVFVAFEGGDGAGKSTQAALLGARLEADGRHVLQTREPGGTPVGEQLRSLVLEHGNGDIDARTEALIFAAARAAHVEQVILPALQEGKIVISDRYIDSSAAYQGAGRDLGVETVLELNAWATQGLQPDLTVLLDVEPDQGRTRRTANQTAEDRLEAEPDDFHTRIRETFLALAEEDPTGYLVLNAQQDADSLATKVWQRLQPILDEIEQGNHH from the coding sequence GTGAGCTTTTCGCAGGTTTCCCCAGGACAAGACGACGACGGCGCGTACGCCTACTCGGGTGTTTTTGTTGCATTCGAAGGCGGTGACGGTGCAGGCAAATCAACTCAAGCTGCCCTTTTGGGAGCCCGGCTCGAAGCCGACGGACGGCACGTGCTGCAGACACGGGAGCCTGGTGGCACCCCAGTGGGTGAACAGCTACGCAGCCTGGTGCTCGAGCACGGCAACGGCGACATCGATGCCCGTACCGAAGCACTGATCTTCGCAGCCGCGCGAGCCGCCCACGTAGAACAGGTCATCCTGCCAGCGCTGCAGGAGGGCAAGATCGTGATTTCAGACCGCTATATCGACTCATCGGCCGCGTATCAGGGCGCGGGGCGAGACCTCGGCGTCGAAACCGTCCTCGAACTAAATGCTTGGGCCACTCAGGGTCTGCAGCCGGACCTCACTGTGCTTCTCGACGTCGAACCCGATCAAGGCCGAACCCGGCGGACCGCGAACCAGACTGCCGAAGACCGACTGGAGGCTGAGCCTGACGACTTCCACACCCGCATCCGAGAGACGTTCCTTGCGCTGGCCGAAGAGGACCCCACGGGTTACTTAGTCCTGAATGCTCAGCAGGACGCAGACTCCCTGGCCACAAAGGTATGGCAGCGACTGCAGCCGATACTGGACGAAATCGAACAAGGAAATCACCATTGA
- a CDS encoding DUF1684 domain-containing protein: MDGELNVALDTADWRQRVFTLYSEVRQIAGTGHDGDAARAHAYWRRGRDELFANHPASPLTPEAKGQFAGLPVADYAPEARLWAAVDDEGTGEVMNVPTGTDGVVPFGRLGTVRCGDYGSLALWRHGGYGGGLFLPVRDALAGHDGGTYGGGRYLLDTIKGAFLGGTDDEKRLLVDFNFAYNPSCAYDEAWACPLPGPTNRLSTPLPFGELV, translated from the coding sequence ATGGACGGTGAACTGAACGTAGCCCTGGACACCGCGGATTGGCGACAGCGCGTCTTCACTCTGTACTCCGAGGTCAGGCAGATAGCTGGAACAGGGCACGACGGCGACGCGGCCCGCGCCCACGCGTATTGGCGTCGGGGCCGCGACGAACTCTTCGCGAACCATCCGGCCTCTCCCCTAACGCCCGAAGCAAAAGGACAATTCGCTGGACTTCCCGTTGCCGACTACGCTCCGGAGGCCCGCCTCTGGGCCGCTGTCGACGACGAGGGCACCGGCGAGGTGATGAACGTGCCCACCGGTACTGACGGCGTCGTGCCCTTTGGACGTCTGGGGACGGTGCGTTGCGGCGACTATGGCTCGTTGGCACTATGGCGACATGGTGGCTATGGCGGTGGACTGTTCCTGCCGGTGCGAGACGCACTGGCAGGGCACGACGGCGGCACCTACGGTGGTGGCCGGTACCTGCTCGACACGATCAAGGGCGCTTTTCTGGGTGGGACAGACGATGAAAAGCGGCTGCTGGTGGACTTCAACTTCGCTTACAACCCTTCCTGCGCCTACGACGAAGCATGGGCATGCCCGCTTCCGGGACCCACAAACCGCCTCAGTACTCCGCTTCCTTTCGGCGAACTCGTCTAA